A genomic stretch from Pararhizobium sp. IMCC21322 includes:
- a CDS encoding polyprenyl synthetase family protein, protein MSNTLNEKLLHHGQIISDVLKSAIEAEAGTGAPQRLLDAMCYATLNGGKRLRPFLLVETAALFGRNDRGVLRAAAALECIHSYSLVHDDLPALDNDDLRRGKKTTHIAFDEETAILVGDALQTLAFDLLTDEHVHTDPAIRLKLVAGLAKAAGASGMVGGQVLDIAAEGRRGEASPPQSETSIKSMQAMKTGALLRFACTAGVILAGGSPDDEMRFEKFGSTIGLAFQLADDILDRTSDAAALGKEAGKDAAAGKATLVDFMGLKTAKAHLTAQINEAHDLLKPYGPAADTLRQTASFIANRTS, encoded by the coding sequence ATGTCAAACACTTTGAACGAAAAATTATTGCACCATGGGCAGATCATCAGCGATGTGTTGAAATCTGCAATTGAGGCCGAAGCTGGCACCGGCGCACCGCAACGGCTGCTGGATGCCATGTGCTACGCCACATTGAATGGCGGCAAACGCCTGCGCCCGTTTTTGCTGGTGGAGACCGCCGCGCTGTTTGGCCGCAATGATAGAGGCGTCCTGCGCGCAGCCGCAGCCCTTGAATGCATTCACAGCTACAGTCTGGTACATGATGATTTACCGGCACTGGATAATGATGATCTGCGGCGTGGCAAGAAAACCACCCACATCGCGTTTGATGAAGAGACAGCAATTCTGGTCGGCGACGCGTTGCAGACCCTGGCGTTTGATCTTTTGACAGATGAACATGTGCACACTGATCCGGCAATCCGTCTGAAACTGGTCGCCGGTCTGGCCAAAGCCGCTGGTGCGTCCGGTATGGTCGGCGGACAGGTGTTGGACATCGCAGCTGAAGGTCGACGCGGAGAAGCATCACCGCCGCAAAGCGAGACCAGCATTAAATCCATGCAGGCCATGAAGACAGGTGCCCTGCTGCGCTTTGCCTGCACAGCGGGTGTGATCCTGGCTGGCGGCTCACCAGATGATGAGATGCGATTTGAAAAATTTGGCAGCACCATCGGTCTGGCTTTTCAACTGGCAGACGATATTCTTGACCGGACAAGTGATGCCGCCGCGCTCGGCAAAGAAGCAGGCAAGGATGCCGCAGCGGGTAAAGCAACGCTTGTGGACTTTATGGGGCTGAAAACAGCGAAAGCCCACCTCACCGCCCAAATCAATGAAGCCCATGATTTGCTCAAGCCATATGGTCCGGCCGCAGACACGCTGAGGCAAACAGCCAGCTTCATCGCCAACCGAACGTCATGA
- a CDS encoding cobalt-precorrin-6A reductase: METVPTPMIEGVAPMEGARSVLLLGGTTEAFRLAQMFANDPGTDIITSLAGRTSSPRQPAGRLRVGGFGGGDGLAEFIVSERIQAVIDATHPFAATMTDHAIYAAQRTGIPLLLLSRSPWEKTDQDQWIDVPDIATAVDSIPRRARVLLAVGRQEAPAFSKRMDCWFLTRMMEPPDTLVPPGKVLVERPRDNADEECALMSDNRINCVVAKNSGGPGYAKIEAASWMGLPVIMVVQPPKPEAVRVSIVGDAAVWLRRLFSL; the protein is encoded by the coding sequence GTGGAAACAGTGCCGACACCAATGATTGAGGGCGTTGCGCCAATGGAAGGCGCGCGGTCGGTTCTGTTGCTTGGCGGCACGACTGAGGCTTTTCGCCTGGCCCAGATGTTCGCCAATGATCCGGGGACTGACATCATCACGTCGCTTGCAGGCCGAACCAGTTCTCCACGGCAACCAGCGGGCCGTCTGCGGGTTGGCGGGTTTGGTGGCGGCGATGGTCTGGCTGAATTTATCGTCAGTGAGCGCATTCAGGCTGTGATCGACGCGACCCATCCATTTGCTGCAACCATGACGGATCATGCCATTTATGCAGCACAGCGCACCGGTATTCCGCTGTTGCTTCTGAGCCGTTCTCCCTGGGAGAAAACGGACCAGGATCAATGGATCGATGTGCCGGATATTGCGACGGCGGTCGACAGCATCCCCAGGCGTGCAAGGGTGCTGCTGGCCGTGGGCCGACAAGAAGCACCAGCCTTTTCAAAACGCATGGATTGCTGGTTCCTGACCCGAATGATGGAGCCACCTGATACGCTGGTCCCACCGGGAAAGGTTCTGGTGGAACGGCCGCGGGACAATGCGGATGAAGAATGCGCGCTGATGTCGGACAACCGCATCAATTGTGTTGTTGCGAAGAATTCCGGTGGTCCCGGCTATGCCAAAATCGAGGCGGCCAGTTGGATGGGCCTTCCGGTCATCATGGTGGTCCAACCACCAAAACCTGAAGCTGTGCGGGTTTCTATCGTTGGCGATGCAGCCGTATGGCTACGGCGTTTGTTCAGTCTTTGA
- a CDS encoding patatin-like phospholipase family protein, translated as MPNPQGMLINLALQGGGSHGAFTWGVLDALLERGTLDIEGISGTSAGAMNAVVLADGFEENGAEGAREHLHRFWKAVSDASNFSPVQRTLLDMMFGNWSMDMSPGYLIGDVMTRFYSPYDYNPLNLNPLRDILEELVDFERVRRCKGVKLFLGATNVYNGKVRVFETSEITADSVLASACLPSMFQAVEIDGIPYWDGGFMGNPVLFPFFHGTKTDDILLVQINPISRKEIPRSARDIHNRVNEITFNASLLRELRAIEFVSRKLKEGVLSPDEYSDVRMHRIALVDTDAPLSASSKVNAEWKFLTYLRDLGREAALEWCRENEQHVGKKPTIRLEEEIAYTMQGELTGY; from the coding sequence ATGCCAAACCCACAAGGAATGCTTATTAATCTGGCCCTTCAGGGCGGCGGTTCCCATGGCGCGTTCACCTGGGGCGTGCTTGATGCGCTGCTGGAGCGCGGCACACTGGATATTGAGGGCATTTCCGGCACCAGCGCTGGCGCAATGAATGCGGTCGTGCTGGCAGATGGCTTTGAAGAAAACGGTGCAGAAGGCGCGCGCGAACACCTGCATCGTTTCTGGAAGGCTGTCAGCGACGCTTCCAACTTTTCGCCGGTTCAGCGCACCCTTTTGGACATGATGTTCGGAAACTGGTCAATGGATATGTCTCCGGGCTATCTGATAGGCGATGTCATGACCCGCTTCTATTCGCCCTATGATTACAACCCGCTCAACCTCAATCCTCTACGCGACATTCTGGAAGAACTCGTGGATTTCGAACGGGTACGCCGTTGCAAGGGTGTGAAGCTGTTTCTGGGCGCCACCAATGTGTACAATGGCAAAGTTCGGGTGTTTGAAACAAGCGAGATTACCGCTGATTCCGTACTGGCTTCTGCCTGCCTGCCCTCCATGTTTCAGGCCGTGGAAATTGACGGAATTCCCTATTGGGATGGCGGTTTTATGGGCAATCCGGTGCTGTTTCCCTTTTTCCACGGCACCAAAACGGATGACATTCTGCTGGTCCAGATCAATCCGATTTCTCGAAAGGAAATACCCAGATCGGCCCGCGATATCCACAATCGTGTCAATGAAATTACGTTCAACGCATCTTTGCTGCGGGAATTGCGCGCCATTGAATTTGTCTCGCGCAAGCTGAAAGAGGGCGTTCTGTCACCCGATGAGTATTCAGATGTCCGTATGCATCGGATTGCGCTGGTCGACACGGACGCGCCCCTGTCGGCATCATCCAAGGTTAATGCCGAGTGGAAATTTCTGACCTATCTGCGCGATCTCGGTCGTGAAGCAGCATTAGAATGGTGCCGTGAGAACGAGCAACATGTCGGCAAGAAGCCGACAATCCGCCTCGAAGAGGAAATTGCCTACACAATGCAGGGCGAACTCACCGGATATTAG
- a CDS encoding 3-hydroxybutyrate dehydrogenase, with product MLQGKNAIITGSTSGIGLGIARQLAKTGINVAINSYTDSQEDHKLAEDITQEFGVKAAFFSADMSKADACVSLVEQATESLGPISILVNNAGIQFVAPVEEFPPQKWDAILAINLSSVFHTTRAAVPGMKAFGWGRIINISSAHGLTASPFKSAYVAAKHGVVGFTKSVALELAEKNITCNAVCPGYVMTPLVESQIPEQMKAHNMDRETVIREVMLARQPTKDFATTEQIGDIVAFLCSDAAAQITGTPLSVDGGWTAL from the coding sequence ATGTTGCAAGGCAAGAACGCTATCATCACCGGTTCAACCTCCGGAATTGGTCTCGGCATCGCTCGTCAGCTTGCAAAGACTGGCATCAATGTCGCCATCAATTCCTACACAGACAGCCAGGAAGACCACAAGCTGGCAGAAGACATAACCCAAGAATTCGGCGTGAAGGCCGCGTTCTTTTCCGCTGACATGTCGAAGGCCGATGCCTGCGTCTCTTTGGTGGAACAGGCGACCGAATCGCTGGGTCCGATCTCCATTCTTGTCAACAATGCCGGCATTCAGTTTGTAGCCCCAGTGGAGGAGTTTCCGCCGCAAAAATGGGATGCCATCCTGGCCATTAATCTGTCTTCGGTGTTTCACACAACCAGAGCCGCAGTTCCAGGCATGAAGGCCTTCGGTTGGGGCCGTATAATCAACATCTCATCGGCCCATGGTCTTACCGCTTCACCTTTCAAATCCGCCTATGTCGCGGCCAAACACGGTGTTGTCGGCTTCACAAAATCTGTTGCTCTGGAACTGGCCGAAAAGAACATCACCTGCAACGCAGTATGCCCCGGCTATGTGATGACACCTCTTGTCGAATCGCAAATTCCGGAGCAGATGAAGGCGCATAACATGGACCGCGAGACAGTTATTCGCGAGGTTATGCTGGCGCGCCAGCCAACCAAGGATTTTGCCACCACAGAACAGATTGGCGATATCGTTGCGTTTCTGTGCAGTGACGCGGCGGCCCAGATCACCGGAACGCCTCTATCAGTCGACGGTGGCTGGACGGCTCTGTAG
- a CDS encoding metallophosphoesterase family protein → MPETFFTSDTHFGHESIIHLSKRPFETVSEMNETLIANWNAVVRPEDTVWHLGDFSMGFDQPASVFASRLNGSIHLIEGNHDHKTVRDCAGSFASIDLMKTISLDSQRLILCHYPMREWNKAWRGSWHLFGHVHGRLDSEPFSKSMDVGVDSNHFRPLAFEEIRTFMQDEEDYPHFAGGEVRVWKK, encoded by the coding sequence ATGCCAGAGACATTTTTTACGTCTGACACCCATTTTGGCCATGAGTCGATCATTCACCTGTCCAAGCGCCCCTTCGAAACCGTCAGCGAGATGAATGAAACGCTGATCGCCAATTGGAATGCCGTCGTTCGTCCCGAGGACACGGTCTGGCATCTGGGCGATTTTTCAATGGGGTTTGATCAACCAGCCAGCGTCTTCGCCAGTCGACTGAACGGAAGCATTCATCTCATCGAAGGCAATCATGACCATAAAACGGTGCGTGACTGCGCTGGCAGCTTCGCTTCCATTGATTTGATGAAAACCATTTCGCTCGACAGCCAGCGTCTCATTCTGTGTCACTATCCGATGCGTGAATGGAACAAGGCCTGGCGCGGCTCCTGGCATTTATTCGGCCACGTTCACGGCAGACTGGATAGCGAGCCCTTCTCAAAGAGCATGGATGTGGGCGTTGATAGCAATCATTTTCGCCCACTGGCCTTTGAGGAAATCCGCACATTTATGCAAGATGAGGAAGACTATCCGCACTTTGCTGGCGGAGAAGTGCGGGTTTGGAAAAAATAA
- the ispG gene encoding flavodoxin-dependent (E)-4-hydroxy-3-methylbut-2-enyl-diphosphate synthase, producing MEYLSKVMSRRDSVGVDVGGVRVGGSTPVVVQSMTNTDTADIDATVKQVAALSRAGSELVRITVDRDEAAAAVPVIRERLDILGIDVPLIGDFHYIGHTLLADHPACADALAKYRINPGNVGFGNKKDRQFAQIIETAIERDKPVRIGVNWGSLDQELLTRLMDENAKSEKPLSATEVMHEAIIQSGLISGRLAEDIGLPKDKIILSAKVSQVQDLIAVYTSLAQRCDYALHLGLTEAGMGSKGIVASSAALGILLQQGIGDTIRISLTPAPGGDRTREVQVAQELLQTMGFRSFVPIVAACPGCGRTTSTVFQELAERIQSDLRDSMPVWREKYPGVEALKVAVMGCIVNGPGESKHADIGISLPGTGETPAAPVFIDGKKSATLRGATIADDFQIMVGDYIEKRFGAGG from the coding sequence ATGGAGTATCTTTCCAAAGTCATGTCGCGGCGCGACAGTGTTGGCGTTGATGTTGGCGGTGTGCGTGTTGGTGGCAGCACGCCTGTTGTTGTGCAATCGATGACCAATACCGACACTGCTGATATTGATGCGACGGTCAAACAGGTTGCGGCCCTGTCTCGTGCCGGATCGGAGTTGGTGCGCATTACCGTTGACCGGGATGAGGCCGCAGCAGCTGTTCCAGTCATTCGCGAACGGCTGGATATTCTTGGCATTGATGTGCCGTTGATTGGTGATTTTCACTATATCGGACATACGTTACTGGCAGACCACCCCGCCTGCGCAGACGCTTTGGCAAAGTACCGCATCAATCCGGGGAATGTCGGGTTTGGCAACAAAAAGGACCGGCAGTTCGCGCAGATTATCGAAACCGCGATTGAGCGCGACAAGCCAGTGCGTATCGGTGTCAATTGGGGATCGCTTGATCAGGAATTATTGACCCGGCTGATGGACGAAAATGCCAAATCAGAAAAACCGCTTTCCGCGACCGAGGTGATGCATGAGGCGATTATTCAGTCTGGACTGATTTCAGGCCGGTTGGCAGAGGATATCGGGCTGCCGAAAGACAAGATTATTCTGTCGGCCAAGGTCAGCCAGGTGCAGGATCTGATTGCGGTCTACACCAGCCTTGCACAGCGTTGCGACTATGCGCTGCATCTTGGGCTGACGGAAGCTGGCATGGGCTCCAAGGGCATTGTTGCCTCCTCTGCGGCGCTGGGAATTCTGTTGCAGCAGGGCATTGGCGATACGATCCGAATTTCACTGACTCCGGCACCGGGTGGCGACCGCACACGGGAAGTACAGGTCGCACAGGAATTGCTGCAGACCATGGGTTTCCGGTCCTTTGTACCAATTGTCGCTGCCTGTCCGGGGTGCGGACGCACCACATCGACCGTGTTTCAGGAATTGGCGGAACGGATCCAAAGCGATCTGCGCGACAGTATGCCGGTCTGGCGGGAAAAATACCCCGGCGTGGAAGCCTTGAAAGTGGCTGTCATGGGCTGCATCGTGAATGGACCTGGCGAGAGCAAACATGCCGATATCGGCATTTCCCTGCCAGGCACAGGTGAAACCCCTGCCGCCCCCGTTTTTATTGATGGCAAAAAGTCCGCGACCTTGCGTGGCGCCACGATTGCGGATGATTTTCAAATCATGGTCGGTGACTATATCGAGAAGCGTTTCGGGGCCGGCGGCTGA
- the pyc gene encoding pyruvate carboxylase gives MAISKILVANRSEIAIRVFRAANELGLKTVAVFAEEDKLALHRFKSDEAYQIGKGPHLKEQMGPIEAYLSIEEILRVAKESGADAIHPGYGFLSESPEFVDACTKAGVTFIGPTADTMRSLGNKVSARNLAVEAGVPVVPATEPLPDDMDEVHRLAEEVGYPVMLKASWGGGGRGMRSIRSADDLSREVLEGKREARAAFGKDEVYLEKLVERARHVEVQLLGDSHGNLVHLFERDCSVQRRNQKVVERAPAPYLSQEQRDELSDYALKIGKTASYRGAGTVEFLMDVDTGKFYFIEVNPRVQVEHTVTEEVTGVDIVKAQIHIAEGAVIGEEASGVPKQEDMRLNGHAIQCRITTEDPEQNFIPDYGRITAYRGATGFGIRLDGGTAYSGAVITRFYDPLLEKVTAWAPTPMEAILRIHRALREFRIRGVATNLLFLENIISHPDFQENRYTTRFIDTTPELFATSTRKDRATKLLTYIADVTVNGHPEAKDRRRPDPEAAKPVVPIFEGTPSPGTKQRLDMDGPAEFAKWMRAEKRALITDTTMRDGHQSLLATRMRTYDMVNVADAYATALPNLLSLECWGGATFDVAMRFLQEDPWERLEKIREGVPNLLLQMLLRGSNGVGYTNYPDNVVKDFVAKAASGGIDLFRVFDCLNWVENMRVSMDAVCEAEKLCEGVICYTGDIMDPDRAKYSLNYYVKLAKELEAAGAHIIGLKDMAGLLKPNAARVLIKALREETELPIHFHTHDTSGISAATVLAAVDSGVDAVDAAMDAFSGLTSQPCLGSIVEALKGSERDTGLDPKAIRRISFYWEAVRNKYAAFEPDLKAGASEVYLHEMPGGQFTNLKEQARSLGLESRWHEVAQTYADVNQMFGDIVKVTPSSKVVGDMALMMVSSGLSVADVEDPNKDIAFPESVVQLMHGDLGQPPNGWPVDLQKKVLKGEEPILVVPGSLLPPADLDQERATIEEAIERPVSDYELASYLMYPKVFTDFARAQAVYGPVSVLPTPVYFYGLESGEEILVTLEKGKTLVVRCQAIGEPDEDGMVRVFFELNGQPRIIKVPDRNRADAVVARQKADAGNDAHVAAPMPGVISQINVKSGQDVTAGDVLLSIEAMKMETAIHAESDGKVTEVLVKAGDQIDAKDLLVVVEASE, from the coding sequence ATGGCCATTTCCAAAATTCTTGTCGCAAACCGTTCTGAAATTGCTATTCGCGTGTTTCGCGCTGCCAATGAGCTGGGCTTGAAAACTGTTGCGGTTTTTGCCGAAGAAGACAAGCTTGCGCTACATCGTTTCAAATCTGATGAAGCTTATCAGATTGGCAAGGGGCCGCATCTGAAAGAGCAGATGGGGCCAATTGAAGCCTATCTCTCGATTGAGGAAATTCTGCGGGTCGCCAAGGAATCTGGCGCCGATGCCATTCATCCCGGATATGGCTTTCTGTCTGAAAGCCCCGAATTTGTAGATGCCTGCACAAAAGCCGGCGTCACCTTTATCGGGCCAACTGCTGATACAATGCGTTCGCTTGGCAACAAAGTGTCAGCGCGTAACCTTGCCGTTGAAGCCGGTGTGCCGGTTGTGCCGGCCACTGAACCGCTTCCCGACGATATGGATGAAGTGCATCGTCTGGCCGAGGAGGTTGGCTATCCGGTGATGCTGAAAGCGTCCTGGGGCGGCGGCGGCCGTGGTATGCGGTCCATTCGCTCAGCCGATGATCTGTCCCGTGAAGTGCTGGAAGGCAAACGCGAGGCGCGCGCTGCGTTTGGCAAGGATGAGGTCTATCTGGAAAAGCTTGTCGAGCGCGCACGCCATGTTGAAGTGCAGCTGCTGGGAGATTCCCACGGCAATCTGGTGCATTTGTTTGAACGTGACTGTTCGGTGCAGCGGCGCAATCAGAAAGTGGTGGAGCGGGCCCCGGCGCCTTATCTGTCGCAGGAACAGCGCGATGAACTGTCCGACTACGCGCTGAAAATTGGCAAGACTGCCTCTTATCGGGGTGCCGGAACCGTTGAATTCCTGATGGATGTCGATACCGGCAAGTTTTATTTCATTGAAGTGAACCCCAGGGTTCAGGTGGAGCATACGGTGACTGAAGAGGTCACTGGCGTTGATATTGTAAAGGCGCAGATTCACATTGCCGAGGGTGCCGTGATTGGCGAAGAAGCCTCCGGTGTGCCCAAACAGGAAGACATGCGCCTCAACGGCCATGCGATCCAGTGCCGTATTACCACTGAAGATCCGGAACAGAATTTCATTCCCGATTATGGCCGTATCACTGCCTATCGCGGGGCAACCGGTTTTGGTATTCGCCTTGATGGCGGCACGGCCTATTCGGGCGCTGTGATTACGCGTTTTTACGATCCATTGCTGGAAAAAGTTACAGCCTGGGCGCCCACGCCGATGGAAGCCATTCTGCGGATTCATCGTGCGTTACGGGAATTCCGTATTCGCGGTGTCGCGACCAATCTCCTGTTTCTTGAAAACATCATTTCCCATCCGGATTTTCAGGAAAACCGCTACACAACCCGCTTCATTGACACGACACCAGAGCTGTTTGCCACATCGACCCGCAAGGATCGGGCGACCAAGCTTTTGACCTATATTGCCGATGTGACCGTGAACGGCCACCCGGAAGCCAAGGACCGTCGTCGACCGGATCCGGAAGCTGCGAAGCCGGTGGTGCCGATTTTTGAGGGAACTCCGTCTCCAGGTACAAAACAACGCCTCGACATGGATGGACCGGCAGAATTTGCCAAATGGATGCGCGCCGAAAAACGGGCGCTGATTACAGATACCACCATGCGTGATGGGCATCAGAGCCTTCTGGCAACACGGATGCGGACTTACGACATGGTCAATGTGGCCGATGCCTATGCCACAGCGCTGCCAAATCTGCTGTCACTGGAATGCTGGGGCGGTGCGACGTTTGATGTGGCCATGCGCTTCCTGCAGGAAGATCCGTGGGAGCGCCTCGAGAAAATTCGCGAAGGCGTGCCTAATCTGCTTTTGCAAATGCTTTTGCGTGGCTCCAACGGCGTTGGCTATACCAATTACCCTGACAATGTGGTGAAGGATTTTGTTGCCAAGGCAGCATCGGGCGGCATTGATCTGTTCCGCGTCTTTGACTGCCTCAACTGGGTGGAAAATATGCGCGTCTCGATGGACGCTGTGTGTGAAGCCGAGAAACTGTGTGAAGGCGTGATCTGTTACACCGGCGATATCATGGACCCGGACAGGGCCAAATACAGCCTGAACTACTACGTCAAACTGGCCAAGGAACTGGAAGCAGCAGGCGCTCATATTATCGGCCTGAAGGATATGGCGGGCCTCTTGAAGCCAAATGCGGCCAGGGTTTTGATCAAGGCTCTACGCGAAGAGACCGAATTGCCAATCCACTTCCACACCCATGACACATCAGGTATTTCCGCTGCGACCGTTCTGGCTGCGGTGGATTCCGGCGTTGATGCGGTGGACGCGGCCATGGATGCATTCTCCGGCCTCACGTCCCAGCCATGCCTTGGCTCGATTGTCGAAGCCTTGAAAGGGTCTGAGCGGGATACCGGACTTGATCCCAAAGCCATTCGCCGAATCTCGTTTTACTGGGAAGCCGTGCGCAACAAATATGCGGCCTTCGAGCCTGATCTGAAAGCCGGTGCCTCTGAAGTTTATCTTCACGAGATGCCGGGCGGTCAGTTCACCAATCTGAAAGAGCAGGCCCGGTCACTGGGCCTGGAGAGCCGCTGGCACGAAGTGGCTCAGACCTATGCTGATGTGAATCAGATGTTCGGTGATATCGTGAAGGTGACACCATCTTCCAAAGTCGTCGGCGATATGGCCTTGATGATGGTCTCGTCAGGCCTGTCGGTCGCTGATGTTGAAGATCCGAACAAAGACATCGCATTTCCTGAGTCAGTTGTTCAACTAATGCATGGTGATCTGGGACAACCGCCCAATGGCTGGCCAGTTGATCTGCAGAAAAAGGTCCTGAAAGGCGAGGAGCCGATTCTTGTTGTTCCAGGATCTCTGTTACCGCCGGCAGATCTGGATCAGGAGCGTGCGACCATTGAAGAGGCGATTGAACGCCCGGTCAGCGATTACGAGCTGGCGTCCTATCTGATGTATCCGAAGGTCTTCACGGATTTTGCGCGCGCGCAGGCTGTGTATGGCCCGGTTAGTGTACTGCCGACGCCGGTCTATTTCTATGGTCTGGAATCCGGCGAGGAGATTTTGGTGACGCTGGAAAAAGGCAAAACCCTTGTTGTGCGCTGTCAGGCTATTGGCGAGCCGGATGAAGATGGCATGGTGCGGGTGTTCTTTGAGCTGAACGGCCAGCCACGCATCATCAAGGTGCCGGACCGTAACCGGGCCGATGCGGTTGTTGCGCGGCAAAAGGCGGATGCCGGTAATGATGCACACGTCGCTGCACCGATGCCGGGCGTTATTTCGCAAATCAACGTCAAGTCAGGTCAGGACGTCACTGCAGGCGATGTGTTGCTGTCCATTGAGGCCATGAAAATGGAAACGGCGATTCATGCCGAAAGCGATGGCAAGGTGACCGAAGTCCTGGTGAAAGCCGGTGATCAGATCGATGCCAAGGATCTTCTGGTCGTGGTCGAAGCTTCCGAATAA